In a genomic window of Muntiacus reevesi chromosome 1, mMunRee1.1, whole genome shotgun sequence:
- the LOC136156145 gene encoding zinc finger protein 709-like, with amino-acid sequence MRGKLPENKDISSFEENPIPALKMKKKTHDLKSWKCNLCGKTFTNYSSLTGHMKCHVEGKPREHQGYPEELYKCKECGKAFVSPTALKLHERSHTGKKLYECLQCGKVFPYHKSFLLHERTHTGEKPYECKECGKAFMWKISFLKHMVTHTGDLPYKCEKCEKAFIFFSHYQYHERSHNGENPYQCKQCGKTFQTPRRIQIHEKIHKGEKFYECNQCGRTFNCFNSSSLEIHERSHIGEKPYECLLCGKVFLSQNCFQQHERTHTREKPYECKECGKTFLQKITFQRHMVTHTGDSPFKCQKCQKAFIIFSDLRKHERSHTRKKSYQCKQCGKAFKILISASSLQKHERIHTGEKPYECKECGKSYIFNYYFQKHMITHTGDGPYKCKECEKAFINASSLKIHQKSHIGEKPYQCHQCGVVEVQQQ; translated from the exons ATGAGAGGGAAACTGCCTGAGAATAAGGACATTAGTTCCTTCGAAGAAAATCCTATTCCAGCtctcaaaatgaagaaaaagactcATGATTTAAAATCATGGAAATGCAATCTATGTGGAAAAACCTTCACGAACTATTCATCACTTACTGGACACATGAAATGTCATGTTGAAGGCAAACCAAGAGAGCATCAAGGGTACCCCGAGGAGTTATATAAGTGTAAAGAATGTGGGAAGGCATTCGTTTCTCCCACTGCTCTCAAACTACATGAAAGGAGTCACACTGGAAAGAAACTCTATGAATGTTTACAATGTGGAAAAGTTTTTCCATATCACAAATCTTTCCTACTACACGAAAGAACTCACACGGGGGaaaaaccctatgaatgtaaagaatgtgggaaagcctttatgtggaaaataagttttctaaaacaCATGGTAACACACACTGGAGATTTACCTTATAAATGTGAGAAATGTGAGaaagcattcatttttttcagtcattATCAATATCATGAAAGGAGTCACAATGGAGAGAATCCCTATCAGTGTAAACAATGTGGAAAAACCTTTCAAACTCCTCGAAGGattcaaatacatgaaaaaattcaCAAGGGAGAAAAATTCTATGAATGTAACCAGTGTGGTAGAACCTTCAATTGTTT TAATTCCAGTTCTCTTGAAATACATGAAAGGAGTCACattggagagaaaccctatgaatgtctACTATGTGGAAAAGTTTTTCTATCTCAAAACTGTTTCCAGCAACACGAAAGAACTCACACCAGGgagaaaccttatgaatgtaaagaatgtgggaaaACCTTCTTACAGAAAATAACTTTTCAAAGACACATGGTAACACACACTGGAGATTCACCTTTTAAATGTCAGAAATGTCAGAAAGCATTCATTATTTTCAGTGATCTTCGAAAGCATGAAAGGAGTCACACTAGAAAGAAATCCTATCAATGTAAAcaatgtggaaaagcctttaaaa TATTGATTTCTGCAAGCTCTCTTCAAAAGCATGAACGAATCCACACTGGAGAAAAACCCTATGAGTGTAAGGAATGTGGAAAATCTTACATATTTAACTATTACTTCCAGAAACACATGATAACACATACTGGAGATGgtccttataaatgtaaagaatgtgagaAAGCATTCATTAATGCCAGTTCTCTTAAAATACATCAGAAAAGTCACATTGGAGAGAAACCATATCAATGTCATCAATGTG